In Tetrapisispora phaffii CBS 4417 chromosome 6, complete genome, a single genomic region encodes these proteins:
- the ASG1 gene encoding Asg1p (similar to Saccharomyces cerevisiae ASG1 (YIL130W); ancestral locus Anc_2.231) yields the protein MNQKKVSPRRLQGTSDEVKGITLDDFSNQIQLKAIPSNDGSQKFELNYMNSNKLSNVASVTQKKRRRVTRACDECRKKKVKCDGQNPCIHCTVYSYKCSYDQPVKKNNTNHNTSGFSKKLNQTVTSSNNSSKKVNSREGLGKSTLTFAKTNLNSSTSSNKRKSNLLKNLDAKELKQAIDKYKFLLSDLFEQLPDPDSVDIETFAALYNKNKNDGLRLQFTSILNETLSQYGQLPEVNSSNKISSHVPPSITHYDVVENIDDSAHSQIGREIKIILPPKNVVLHFISYTWENCCVLFRFYHRPSFLKKLDALYETDPDDYTEEQIKFLPLCYATIAVGILFYEDKKDRNSTSKFSKDLNVGATYLDESLKSKFNEYKLIDGMGSVDVQMRSSLIQDEGYKFFIASRKLIDMTNVRGRHSIQTIIILLFFCQCSARLTTCYSYIGAALRAALKEGYHRRVDPNNTTLNPIEIEMRKRIFYTIYKLDVYVNSMMGLPRSLSEDDFDQELPIEISDECITENGYLSEQEGQQLSSISIANYHTKLYLILADIVQRLYSIKKKNRSITENTVISLENKLRKWADSLPHELKPGAVDVPQKYERANKLLHLSYLQVQLILYRPFIHYLSRNLRVPSNIGPYEIARKSIAVSRNVMQLVQLLMSNNLLPDAYWYGVYTVFFSIAGLLYYVQQVHPTSKEEAQEYYAIVNEIEIGRSVLLELKDSSAAANRTYCLLNRLFEKLNLKTLSLAKDHSDDHNLDTNMKEKDEVSGRFGANPDINITYSNKLPSSHRIFDSDSAKKSTKQESLENLNINEFSLPTDMESKPDNRMHGNVFNSEEMNNYHRKTDVNFDNFLQNILTQMPFSNNSNDISTDFNDPINECNPIELDSFIKDMFQI from the coding sequence ATGAATCAGAAAAAAGTTAGTCCCAGACGACTGCAGGGGACTTCGGATGAGGTTAAGGGAATTACACTAGATGACTTTTCAAATCAAATACAACTGAAAGCTATCCCGTCGAATGATGGTAgtcaaaaatttgaattaaattatatgaattCTAATAAGTTGTCTAACGTTGCTAGTGTGACGCAGAAAAAGAGAAGGAGGGTCACTAGAGCTTGTGATGAGTGTCGGAAAAAGAAGGTAAAATGTGATGGGCAAAACCCATGCATACATTGCACTGTTTATTCATATAAATGTAGCTATGATCAACCTGTCAAGAAAAATAACACCAATCATAATACTAGTGGTTTCAGTAAAAAACTAAACCAAACTGTTACGTCTTCAAATAACTCATCAAAAAAAGTAAACTCGAGAGAGGGTCTTGGTAAATCTACATTAACGTTTGCAAAgacaaatttaaattccAGTACGTCATCTAATAAAAGGAAATCTAACTTGCTGAAAAATTTGGATgcaaaagaattaaaacaaGCAATtgacaaatataaatttttattgtcTGATTTGTTCGAACAATTGCCAGATCCAGACTCGGTGGATATAGAAACGTTTGCCGcattatataataagaataaGAATGATGGGCTACGTTTGCAATTTACTAGTATTCTAAATGAGACTTTATCACAATATGGGCAACTACCCGAAGTGAATagttcaaataaaatttcaagtCATGTCCCACCTTCAATAACTCACTATGATGTTGTGGAAAATATAGACGATTCAGCTCACAGCCAAATAGGAAGggaaataaaaataattttaccACCCAAAAATGTCGTTCTCCATTTTATATCCTATACTTGGGAAAACTGTTGTGTACTGTTCAGATTTTATCATAGACCTagttttttgaaaaagcTTGATGCCCTATATGAGACCGATCCAGATGATTATACAGAAGAACAGATAAAGTTTTTACCCTTGTGTTATGCGACCATCGCAGTTGggattttattttatgaaGACAAAAAGGATAGAAATTCAACctcaaaattttcaaaagatttaaatGTGGGGGCTACCTATCTAGATGAAAGTTTGAAATCTAAATTTAACGAATATAAGCTAATTGATGGTATGGGCTCTGTTGATGTTCAAATGCGATCATCTCTGATTCAGGATGAAGGGTATAAGTTTTTCATTGCTTCAAGAAAACTAATTGACATGACAAATGTAAGAGGAAGACATTCCATCCAGacaattattatattattatttttttgtcaATGTTCAGCAAGATTAACTACCTGCTACTCATATATTGGAGCTGCTCTAAGAGCTGCTTTAAAAGAAGGGTATCATCGAAGGGTAGACCCAAACAATACCACATTAAATCCAATTGAAATTGAGATGAGAAAAAGGATTTTCTACACCATATATAAACTTGACGTCTACGTTAATTCCATGATGGGTCTTCCGAGATCTTTATCCGAAGACGACTTTGATCAGGAATTGccaattgaaatttcagACGAATGTATAACAGAAAATGGATATCTCTCAGAACAAGAAGGCCAACAATTATCAAGCATTAGCATAGCAAATTATCACACCAAGTTATACTTGATTCTAGCAGATATCGTGCAGAGATTATATTCcattaagaaaaaaaatcGTTCAATAACAGAGAATACCGTTATATCATTAGAGAATAAGTTGCGGAAGTGGGCAGATAGTTTGCCCCACGAGTTAAAACCTGGAGCAGTCGATGTCCCACAAAAATATGAGAGAGCTAACAAACTATTACATCTATCTTATTTACAGGTccaattgattttatataGGCCATTTATCCATTACCTATCAAGGAATTTGAGAGTTCCATCAAATATAGGACCATATGAAATTGCTAGGAAATCAATAGCGGTATCTAGGAATGTTATGCAGTTGGTTCAACTACTCATGTCGAATAACTTATTACCGGATGCCTATTGGTATGGTGTATATACagtttttttttctattgctggtttattatattatgtGCAACAAGTGCATCCTACGAGCAAAGAAGAAGCACAAGAATACTACGCCATCGTCAATGAGATTGAAATCGGTAGGAGCGTTTTACTAGAGCTGAAAGATTCTAGTGCGGCAGCAAATAGAACATATTGCCTATTAAATAGACTTTTTGAAAAGctgaatttgaaaacattAAGTTTGGCTAAGGACCATTCCGATGACCATAATCTTGATACTAACATGAAAGAAAAGGATGAAGTTAGTGGTCGCTTTGGAGCAAACCctgatataaatataacataTTCTAATAAGCTTCCTTCATCTCATAGGATCTTTGATTCTGATTCTGCAAAAAAAAGTACTAAACAAGAGTCTCTTGAAAATCTcaatataaatgaattttcCTTACCAACAGATATGGAATCTAAGCCTGACAATCGTATGCATGgaaatgtttttaattCTGAAGAAATGAACAATTATCACAGAAAAACAGACgttaattttgataattttcttCAGAATATTCTTACTCAAATGCCATTTTCGAATAACAGTAACGATATTTCAACAGATTTTAATGACCCAATCAATGAGTGTAACCCTATTGAATTAGATTCGTTCATTAAAGATATGTTTCAGATTTaa
- the RRT14 gene encoding Rrt14p (similar to Saccharomyces cerevisiae YIL127C; ancestral locus Anc_2.234), with the protein MTSFVNSTEQATKSVNDLLSSLLPGATKLKINSNNIRSESTKGSKAKLIDRNLKKNIEIKERDVYKIKKKKKLIEQKEFKINKVKELKLEQNAKLSILKKHKSEGTLTKKEKKYLRAVSDQNINKAKSWDFDEDEKEELQNVQNEIMNFMKSNNNYDKHKRRRSKKKQFKEEISAKKQLNVDHRYPGLTPGLAPVGLSDEEDSSEEEKGF; encoded by the coding sequence ATGACTTCTTTTGTAAATTCTACTGAACAAGCTACCAAATCTgttaatgatttattatcaagTTTATTACCAGGTGCTacgaaattaaaaataaatagtaataatattagaagTGAGAGTACGAAAGGTTCCAAAGCTAAACTGATTGATCgtaatttgaagaaaaatattgaaataaaagaaagagaTGTCTATaagattaaaaaaaaaaaaaaactaattgaacaaaaagaatttaaaatcaacaaagtaaaagaattgaaattagAACAAAATGCTAAATTAAGtatattaaagaaacaCAAGTCGGAAGGTACTTTAACCAAAAAggagaaaaaatatttgagaGCAGTTAGtgatcaaaatattaataagGCAAAATCATGGgattttgatgaagatgagaaagaagaattacaaaatgttcaaaatgaaattatgaattttatgaagagtaataataattatgaTAAAcataaaagaagaagatcaaagaaaaaacaattcaaagaagaaatttcCGCAAAGAAGCAACTCAATGTCGATCATAGATATCCTGGTTTAACTCCAGGCCTGGCACCAGTCGGATTaagtgatgaagaagattcaagtgaagaagaaaaaggtTTTTGA
- the FKH1 gene encoding forkhead family transcription factor FKH1 (similar to Saccharomyces cerevisiae FKH1 (YIL131C) and FKH2 (YNL068C); ancestral locus Anc_2.230), translating into MVPMDFTSNTIGLKSHYNQQQQQHLINTIISTLSAPEKYTNVSRDHSNDSNSAVEVQAYAKLSGNKWTYYIKDLEISIGRDTADENKNITSKVHVDLGPAKVVSRHHAQIKFNMQNGGWELHLYGRNGAKVNFKRVSPKHSPIAISSGSIIDIGGTQMMFILPDQEPLVIQTYLHYLIPKLSSHYDVSGKEDSKLLNDLIKNSDYYKNNINNIQEYIKKIIPNSHALTNSHGNIRSDNSQGLDSNQENNAKSLDFSSSLALDENKHIKPPHSYATMITQAILSTEEGIISLSDIYRFISSNYSYYRFAKTGWQNSIRHNLSLNKAFDKVPRKPNEPGKGMKWRISEDYRNEFLNKWNTGKISKIRRGSSVARQLQLHMSKYSTLPAQKGSSPQINESTSLQPASRTLLPMTNSNNQPNGLSLGQRTNLLTPEYLKNTPMPMKQQQHPITKGGTHNPTNSALVSFTASSNLVPPANHASNHSSINIPTTNLMDFNSAYLRPNALPSISTKPLPSTIATLLPTNANAFQSQNIYSKKAGSISPTNNPLMNSPSKSFHITAIEAYTPERGSTVTTSKSPARNNNHLETVNVLDDRKLYIGSDKNLLVPPANFNSQSIDKNPNENDASKSWGLNQYNPIHNRITPNGITAQSNNSTVPAIDINSLTNN; encoded by the coding sequence ATGGTCCCAATGGATTTTACTTCAAATACAATCGGTTTAAAAAGTCATTATAaccaacaacaacaacaacattTGATTAATACTATAATCTCCACACTTTCCGCACCAGAAAAATATACGAATGTCTCAAGAGATCATTCAAATGACTCGAATTCAGCAGTTGAAGTTCAAGCATATGCTAAGCTATCCGGTAATAAATGGACgtattatattaaagatttagaaatatCCATCGGCAGAGACACTGCAGATGAGAATAAAAACATCACTTCAAAAGTACATGTGGATTTGGGTCCCGCTAAGGTGGTCTCGAGACACCATGCCCAgattaaattcaatatgCAAAATGGTGGATGGGAATTACATTTATATGGAAGAAATGGTGCTAAAgtcaatttcaaaagagTATCACCAAAGCATTCTCCAATTGCTATAAGTTCTGGTTCGATCATTGATATTGGTGGAACTCAAATGATGTTCATTTTACCAGATCAAGAACCACTGGTTATTCAAACATATTTACATTACTTGATACCTAAACTTTCATCACATTATGATGTTTCCGGTAAAGAAGattctaaattattaaatgatcTGATTAAAAATTCCgattattataaaaacaatataaacaatattcaagaatatattaaaaaaattattccaAATTCACATGCTCTGACCAATTCTCACGGAAATATCCGTAGTGATAACTCTCAAGGTTTGGATAGTAATCAGGAAAACAACGCAAAGTCATTAGATTTTTCATCGAGTTTAGCGCTTGATGAAAACAAACATATCAAACCACCACATTCATATGCTACCATGATAACACAAGCTATATTATCGACAGAAGAGGgaattatttctttatcCGATATTTATAGATTCATTTCTTCGAATTATTCATATTACAGATTTGCTAAAACGGGATGGCAAAACTCTATTAGACATAATCTATCTTTGAATAAAGCATTTGATAAAGTTCCAAGAAAGCCAAACGAACCAGGAAAAGGTATGAAATGGAGAATTAGTGAGGACTACCgtaatgaatttttgaataaatgGAATACTGGAAAGATATCCAAGATAAGACGCGGATCATCAGTTGCTAGACAACTACAATTACATATGTCCAAATACAGTACATTGCCTGCTCAAAAAGGAAGTTCTCCTCAAATTAATGAATCTACATCACTACAGCCAGCTTCAAGAACACTTCTACCAATGACAAACTCTAATAACCAACCAAATGGCCTTTCATTAGGACAAAGAACCAACTTACTGACACCggaatatttaaagaatacCCCAATGCCAATGaaacaacagcaacatcCTATTACGAAAGGCGGTACTCACAATCCTACCAATAGTGCTTTAGTTTCTTTTACTGCATCTTCAAATTTGGTTCCTCCAGCAAATCACGCATCAAACCATTCATCTATAAATATCCCAACCACCAATTTAATGGATTTCAATTCTGCATATCTAAGACCAAACGCTTTGCCATCAATTTCTACGAAACCATTACCTTCCACCATAGCGACATTACTACCCACCAATGCCAATGCTTTTCAGTCACAAAACATATATTCTAAAAAAGCAGGAAGCATATCACCAACAAACAACCCATTAATGAATTCTCCATCAAAGAGTTTCCATATAACAGCCATTGAAGCATATACACCTGAGAGAGGCTCTACTGTGACAACTAGCAAATCTCCAGCACGTAATAATAATCACTTAGAAACTGTGAACGTGTTAGATGATAGAAAGTTATATATAGGAAGTGATAAAAACTTATTAGTTCCACCAGCTAATTTCAATTCACAGTCTATTGATAAAAACCCAAATGAGAACGATGCATCGAAATCATGGGGCTTAAACCAATATAATCCAATTCATAATAGAATCACTCCAAATGGAATAACAGCCCAATCCAATAATAGCACTGTACCAGCCATAGATATTAACTCATTGACTAACAATtga
- the MET18 gene encoding Met18p (similar to Saccharomyces cerevisiae MET18 (YIL128W); ancestral locus Anc_2.233), which produces MILKSLVDSYLANIDINKEKTDELGSSIANAINSGDFKILDVIINLKNEFISEDEKKRQQSLHCLSNILNNLSSATLKKNELNVIFNFYQSKIDELNNMTEILSGFNSLTTMDSVSMLEISTLLNIISNEYEPSKFLTPTRYQTFLILSNIIEKYKIEMKEDPKFLELFVSTFLHIANGEKDPRNLLLSFKINKTITTNFKNIEQFAEDLFDVLFCYFPITFRPPKDDPYKITAEDLKSALQSTIASTPLFAADAFSNLTDKLKASSTVVKSDTLSALNECINNFGAKYCLTEYVPLWNAIKFELMRNSEGGDVGLATIIPGNVNINSDVSNYQLAINIVISLARVLSEFDINAFNKFFNYILGELKPNFKYNKDLKQSSTVLSALGSVNAQSFNKVITNSLPLFLQNTSETNQLKLIIMNLSFFFDSYIAVYGSAEKDMLNNTVIESSLTPYKDEILMILGKALTGSSEVEVTLRTLSIVQFTKMIKMKEFLSEEEVSLIVQYLSETILEDKNKNIYYACLEGLKVISDIYEPIVYEISLKRMLSLLPNEINATINLSEGKTIEKELILKIILDYTTSRHCLVKESIYGICEKLYEIAPLENSNNYCFILITALYTLLENNISLIKDEEGKEIKNTIEDRLLSTLINNSSILNDNHNLNLLSIALFFINASSDRSGHQSALEKINDLFIEKYQIFNKHSRLVIPYTKLISGLDKDCKFNNCDKYFESCIILLQKHSDEIVQFNKLGYLELLMVMSNKWLDEKYVSDSLDNLDWSNLSSINLEILTWITKALVIKNSKYSAGPLEKFVNLLENDKVGDFVAKLFEVFVVDIGSYCSKKGISRSNNVKVLYKQKFFNYVFPEIVSKYKLVTDLNIKSNYLTALSMILKHVPNLLLELVIQELVPMLLEALKMQNADVKISSLETLNSVCEKNSVLTTKYFHTLVPLLLKLLKKSNTNNVRVRLLTMQLLQLIALSVPINYSQSMKNNVLTELLDTLDDPKRIIRKKGIDTRQIYFEIGQTPSS; this is translated from the coding sequence atgatattaaaatcattagtGGATTCATATCTAGCTAATATAGATAttaacaaagaaaaaactgATGAACTAGGTTCTTCTATCGCCAATGCAATCAATTCAGGTGATTTTAAGATATTGgatgttattattaatttgaaaaatgaattcATATCTGAGGATGAGAAAAAAAGACAGCAATCGTTACATTGcctttcaaatattttgaacaatttaTCAAGTGCAACtcttaaaaaaaatgaattgaatgtcatatttaatttctaccaatcaaaaattgatgagTTGAACAATATGACTGAGATTTTAAGTGgttttaattcattaacaaCAATGGACTCAGTTTCTATGTTGGAAATCTCAACTTTactaaatattattagCAATGAATATGAACCATCTAAATTTCTTACTCCGACTAGATACCAAacttttttgatattgtcCAATATAATCGAAAAGTACAAGATTGAAATGAAGGAGGATCCAAAATTTTTGGAATTATTTGTTAGTACATTTTTACATATCGCTAACGGTGAGAAGGATCCAAGAAATTTGTTGTTATCcttcaaaatcaataaaacaataactacaaattttaaaaacattgaGCAATTTGCTGAAGACTTATTTGATGTATTATTTTGCTATTTTCCAATCACATTCAGACCTCCAAAAGATGATCCATACAAAATCACTGCAGAAGATCTAAAAAGTGCCCTTCAATCAACAATTGCTTCGACTCCATTATTTGCTGCCGATGCTTTCAGTAATCTAACTGATAAACTCAAAGCTTCTTCGACTGTTGTTAAATCAGATACTTTAAGTGCCTTGAATGAGTGTATTAATAACTTTGGAGCAAAATATTGTTTGACAGAATATGTACCATTGTGGAATGccattaaatttgaattaatgCGTAACAGTGAGGGTGGAGATGTTGGATTAGCAACCATCATACCAGGAAATGTCAATATAAACTCAGATGTCTCCAATTATCAACTAGCCATTAATATTGTGATATCATTAGCTCGAGTTTTGTCCGAGTTCGACATCAAtgcatttaataaatttttcaactaCATTTTAGGAGAATTAAAACCAAACTTTAAATACAACAAGGATCTTAAACAAAGCTCTACTGTACTATCTGCATTGGGTTCCGTAAATGCTCAATCATTTAACAAAGTTATAACCAATTCTCTTCCgttatttcttcaaaatacTTCTGAAacaaatcaattaaaactgataataatgaactTATCGTTTTTCTTCGACTCATATATTGCTGTTTATGGCAGTGCAGAAAAAGATATGCTGAATAACACTGTAATAGAAAGCTCTTTAACTCCATATAAGGATGAAATCCTAATGATACTGGGAAAAGCTTTAACAGGAAGTTCTGAGGTCGAAGTTACATTGAGGACACTGTCAATAGTTCAGTTTACTAAAATGATCAAAATGAAAGAATTCCTCTCAGAGGAAGAAGTGTCTTTAATAGTTCAATATCTATCTGAAACAATTCtagaagataaaaataagaacATATACTATGCTTGTTTGGAAGGGTTAAAAGTAATAAGTGATATTTATGAACCAATAGTatatgaaatttcattaaagaGGATGCTTTCTTTACTaccaaatgaaataaatgcAACGATTAATTTAAGTGAGGGCAAAACcattgaaaaagaattaattttgaaaataattttggaTTATACTACGTCAAGACATTGTTTAGTTAAGGAGTCTATATATGGAATTtgtgaaaaattatatgaaaTTGCACCTCTAgagaattcaaataattattgttttattctAATCACTGCTCTATATACTTTACtggaaaataatattagtttgattaaagatgaagaaggtaaagaaattaagaaCACAATCGAGGATAGATTATTATCCACCCTAAtcaataattcttcaattttaaatgataatcATAATTTGAATCTTTTGTCGATTGCcttatttttcattaatgcAAGCAGTGATAGATCAGGTCACCAGTCAGCTTTAGAAAAGATTAATGATCTTTTCATAGAAAAATAccaaatttttaacaaacATTCTAGATTAGTCATTCCATACACGAAATTAATCTCAGGTTTAGATAAAGACTGTAAGTTCAATAATTGCGACAAATATTTCGAGTCTTGCATTATCTTATTACAAAAACATTCCGATgaaattgttcaatttaACAAACTAGGTTACTTAGAACTTCTAATGGTCATGTCCAATAAATGGTTAGATGAAAAATATGTCAGTGATAGCCTTGATAATCTTGATTGGAGCAATTTGTCTTCTATTAATTTGGAGATTCTGACGTGGATTACAAAGGCTCTAGttatcaaaaattcaaaatattcagCCGGACCTTTGGAAAAATTTGTTAActtattagaaaatgacAAAGTGGGTGACTTTGTTgctaaattatttgaagtatTTGTAGTAGATATCGGTTCCTATTGTAGCAAGAAGGGTATTTCACGGTCCAATAATGTTAAAGTCCTTTATAAGCAAAAGTTTTTTAACTATGTTTTCCCAGAAATTGTttccaaatataaattagtCACTGATctaaatattaaaagtaaCTATCTGACGGCACTTTCgatgattttaaaacatgTTCCTAacttattattagaattagTTATACAAGAATTGGTACCAATGTTATTGGAAGCTTTAAAGATGCAAAATGCTGAtgttaaaatatcatcCCTAGAAACTTTAAACAGTGTTTGTGAAAAGAATTCTGTTTTAACTACGAAATATTTCCATACATTGGTTCCATTATTGttgaaacttttgaaaaaatctAATACTAATAACGTAAGAGTAAGATTACTGACGATGCAATTATTGCAATTAATTGCCCTCAGCGTTCCAATAAATTACTCTCAAAGCATGAAGAATAATGTATTAACTGAGTTATTAGATACGTTAGACGATCCAAAGAGAATCATCCGTAAGAAAGGTATCGACACGAGACAAATTTACTTTGAGATTGGTCAAACTCCTTCAAGCTAA